CCACGTCACCCAGGTCGCGACCTACTACCGCGGCAAGATCTACGCCTGGGACGTCGTCAACGAGGCCTTCGCCGACGGCAGCGGCGGCGGCCGCCGCGACTCCAACCTCCAGCGCACCGGCAACGACTGGATCGAGGCGGCCTTCCGCGCCGCCCGCGCCGCCGACCCGGGCGCCAAGCTCTGCTACAACGACTACAACACCGACGACTGGACCCACGCCAAGACCCAGGCCGTCTACCGCATGGTCCAGGACTTCAAGCAGCGCGGCGTGCCCATCGACTGCGTCGGCCTCCAGTCCCACTTCAACTCCCAGAGCCCGGTGCCCTCGAACTACCAGACCACCCTGCAGAACTTCGCCAACCTCGGCGTCGACGTCCAGATCACCGAACTCGACATCGAGGGCTCCGGCTCCGCGCAGGCCCAGAACTTCCAGCGCGTCACCCAGGCCTGCCTCGCCGTCGCCCGCTGCACCGGCATCACCGTGTGGGGCATCCGCGACACGGACTCCTGGCGCGCCTCGGGCACCCCGCTGCTCTTCGACGCCGGCGGCAACAAGAAGGCCGCCTACACCTCGACCCTGAACGCCCTCAACGCGGCCGACCCGACGGGTCCGACCACCACGACCACCACCACCACGACCACGACCACGACCACGACGACCACCACCACGACCCCCGGCCCCGGGCCGGGCGGCTGCACCGCCTCGGTGTCGCTGAACTCGTGGAACGGCGGCTTCGTCGCCACGGTCAAGGTCACTGCGGGGTCCTCGGCCATCAGCGGCTGGACGGTGACGACCAACCTGCCCTCCGGGGCGACGGTCACCAACGCCTGGAACGCCCAGCGCAGCGGCACCTCCGGCACCGTCAACTGGACGAACGTGGCCTACAACGGCCGGGTCGCGGCCGGGCAGTCGACCGAGTTCGGCTTCCAGGGCACCGGCTCCGCCACCGGCATGACGCCGACGTGCAGCGCTAACTGACCCACCCGCAGGACCCGATCCACCGCACGACCCGATCCACCGCACGACGAGGCCCGGCGCGGTCCCCCCGCGCCGGGCCTCCGCACGTCACGCGGCCTGCTCCGCGCACAGCCAGCCGACGCCCTCGGCGATCCCCGCTCCGGGTATCGCCGGACCACCGACGCCGACACCTCCGCGGCGGACGGGGTCGGGCGCACCCTGCGCCGGGGCGGGGGTGATCACTACGGTGTGGGGCAGGTGAACGACGAGGAGGAACCGGCCCATGCCCCGTGCGGAGTCCAACGGCATCGAACTGGAGTACGACACCTTCGGCGACCCGGCCGATCCCACCCTGGTGCTGGTCATGGGTCTGCGGGCGCAGATGACCGCGTGGGACGAGCGGCTGTGCGCGTTGCTGGCCGGGGAGGGGTTCCACGTCGTGCGGTTCGACAACCGCGACGCCGGGTTGTCCACCCAGCTCGACCACCTGCCCGCGCCGGACGTCATGGCCATCGCGGGCGGTGACCGGAGCACCGTGCCGTACGTGCTCTCCGACATGGCGGACGACCTCGTCGGGCTGCTCGACCACCTCGGCGCGGAGCGCGCGCACGTCGTGGGCGCGTCGATGGGCGGCATGATCGTCCAGCAGGCGGCCATCGACCACCCGGAACGGCTGCTCAGCCTCACCTCGATCATGTCGACCACGGGCAACCCGGCCGTCGGCCAGGCCACGCCCGAGGCGCGCGCGGTGCTGATGCGCCCGCCCGCCGCCACCCGCGAGGAGGCGGTCGAGAGCGCGGTGGTCAGCTGGCGGGTCATCGGCTCCCCCGGCACGGAGGCCGACGAGGAGGAGGTCCGCGCACGGGCCGCCGCGGCCTACGACCGGGCGTTCCGGCCGGCGGGCGGGGTGCGGCAGTTCGCCGCGATCGTCGCCTCGCCGGACCGGACCGCCGGTCTGCAGGGGGTGAAGCTGCCCGCGCTGGTGGTGCACGGCATGAACGACCCGCTGGTGGGCCCCAGCGGCGGTCAGGCGACCGCGGCGGCCCTCGCCGACTCCGAGTTGCTGCTGGTCGACGGCATGGGCCACGACCTGCCGCCGGCGATCTGGCCGACGCTGGTCCGGGGTGTCCGGCGCAACGCCGACCGGGCGGCCTGACCGGTCGGCAGCCGTTCCGGCGAGGGGGGCGGTGGCGGCCGGCGCCACCACCGCCCCCCTCGGGGGACTACAGGGTGCGCTGGAGGTGGTCGGACAGCACCCGCGCGAAGTGCGCCGGGTCGGGCAGGTCGCCGCCCTCGGCCAGCAGGGCCATGCCGTGCAGCAGCTCCACGGTGCCCTCCAGCCGGCTGTGGTCCTCGTCCTTGGCGAACGCCTCGTGCAGGCCGGTGACCAGCGGGTGCGTCGGGTTGAGCTCCAGGATGCGCTTGACCGGCGGCAGCTCCTGGCCCATCGCCCGGTACATCTTCTCCAGGGTCGGGGTCAGGTCGTGGGCGTCGCCGACCACGCAGGCGGGCGAGGTGGTCAGGCGCGAGGTCAACCGGACCTCCTTGACCCGCTCGGCCAGCGCGGTGGTCATCCAGGCCAGCAGGTCGGCGAAGTCCTTGCGGCGCTCCTCGGCCTGGGCCTTCTCCTCCTCGGTCTCCAGGTCGACCTGGCCCTTGGCGATCGACTGGAACTGCTTGCCCTGGAAGCCGGGGACGGAGTCGACCCACATCTCGTCGATGGTGTCGGTGAGCACCAGCACCTCGAAGCCCTTGGCGCGCAGCGCCTCCAGGTGCGGCGAGTTCTCCACGGTGGCCCGCGAGTCGCCGGTCATGTAGTAGATGTGCTGCTGGTCGTCCTTCATCCGCTCGACGTACTGCGCGAGGGTGGTCCGCGCCTCGGCGTCGTGCGTGGAGTCGAACGAGCAGATCGCCAGGATCGCGTCGCGGTTCTCGGCGTCCGCGATCAGGCCCTCCTTGACCGCCGCGCCGAACTCGCGCCAGAACGTCGCGTACGACTCGGGCTTGTCCGCCATCATCGTCTTGACCGTCGACAGGACCTTCTTGACCAGGCGGCGGCGCATCAGCGCGATCTGGCGGTCCTGCTGGAGGATCTCGCGCGACACGTTCAGCGACAGGTCCTGGGCGTCCACGACGCCCTTGACGAACCGCAGGTACTCCGGCATCAGCTCTTCGCAGTCGTCCATGATGAAGACGCGCTTGACGTAGAGCTGCACGCCGCGCTTGCGCTCGCGCATGAACAGGTCCATCGGCGCCTGGGACGGCAGGAACAGCAGCGCCTGGTACTCGAAGGTGCCCTCCGCCTGCATGCGGATGGTCTCCAGCGGCTTGTTCCAGTCGTGGCTGACGTGCCGGTAGAACTCGGCGTACTCGTCCTCGCTCACCTCGCTGGACGGCCGCGCCCACAGCGCCTTGCGCGAGTTGATCGTGGTCGGCTCGGCGGCCTCCCCGTCGTCGCCCGGCTTCCCGGGCACGAGCCGGACGGGCCAGGTGATGAAGTCGGCGTAGCGCTTGACGATCTCGCGGACCTTCGCGGTCGAGGTGTAGTCGGGCAGGTTGTCCTCGGTGTCGACCGGCTTGAGGTGCAGGGTGACGGCGGTGCCCTGCGGCGCGTCGTCGACGTCCTCGATCGTGTAGGTGCTCTCGCCGCCGGACTCCCAGCGCACGCCCTTCTCCGAACGCGGGTGCTTCGTCACCAGCGTCACCCGGTCCGCGACCATGAACGTCGAGTAGAAGCCGACGCCGAACTGCCCGATGAGGTCCTGCGGGCCGGCCGCCTCCTGCGACTCGCGCACCTTGCGCAGGAACTCGGCGGTGCCGGACTTGGCGATCGTGCCGATCAGGTTGACCACGTCGTCGCGGGTCATGCCGATGCCGTTGTCCCGGACGGTCAGCGTTCGCTGCTCCGCGTCGACCTCGATGTCGATGTGCAGGTCGGAGGTGTCGACCTCCAGGTCCTTGTCCCGGAACCCCTCCAAGCGCAGCTTGTCCAACGCGTCGGAGGCGTTGGACACCAGTTCGCGCAGGAACGTGTCCTTGTTCGAGTAGATCGAGTGGATCATCAGCTGGAGCAGCTGACGTGCCTCGGACTGGAACTCCAGCGTTTCCACGTGCTTCCTTCCTGTACGGCTTCCGTCGACCGGTCATCGTATCGGGACGCGACCGGAAATCCGGTCGATCTCCCCCGTGATCCTCGTGGTGCTGACCGTGCCGGGCGTGGGAGATCGTCGCCGGCGACCGTGCCGCACGACCTGGCGGGTGGCGCGGGGTGTCCGCGACGCGGGTGGGCAACGGCGAGGTGCCCACCCGCGCCGACCGTCACCCGCAGTCGAGGCGCGCGTCGGCCCAGTCGGCGTGGTCGAAGTTGCGGCCGTCGCCCGCGTCGGTGACCCGCAGGACGAGCGTCCGCACGCCGGTGGTGTCCACGGACGCGGCACGTCCCGGCTCGCCGCCCCGGACGACGCCGCTGTCGTGCAGCACCCGGCCGTCGCCGACCACCTGGAACACCACCGAGCCCGGCGACGTCGTCTCGTCGTCCAGCCCGAGCACCGCGCCGAACGACCGGCACGCGCCGCCCAGGTGGACCGCCACCTCGGACGGCGCGTGCACGCCGAGCCCCTTGGCGTGCACGACCCCGGCGATGGTCAACGGCCCGCCGTCACCGCCGGACGCCTCGCCGTTGGAGCGGTCGCGCTCGACCGGCCCCCACCCGTTGGACTGGGTGAACGGCAGGTCGCTCACGTGCGGTGCGCCGGTCGGCGCGACGAACACCCGCACGGCCCGCTCGACGTGCACCCGCGGGTGGCCGGGCGTGCGGAACTCCGCGGACACCGGCACGTCGTGCGCGCCGACCGCGCCCGCCGCCGGGTGCACGGTCCACGTGCCGGCGACGGCCTCGCCCGCCCGCAGCACCTGTCGCCGGACGGTCGGGCCGGTGACCTCCCAGCCGGCGGGCGCGGTCGCGGTGAGGGTGACGTCCGTGACGTCGGCGGTGGCGGTGAAGCCGCCGGTCACCACCACCGGTGCCCCCGGCCTGACGTCGGCCTCGGCCGGCGTGGTGGTGAGGGTGCTGCCGGGGACGGGCACGACCGGCTCGTCGCACGTCGTGCGCCCCGGCCGGTACGGGCAGGCCACCGCGGCGAACCCGCCGTCGCGCGGCACCGCCACCTCCAGCCGGTCCGCGGACCGGGCGACCCGGCTCTCGCGCAGCACGTCGCCGCGCGCCGCGGCCGGGTCGTCCCGCAGCACCTCGACCAGCCAGCGTCCGCCGCCCAGGAAGTCCAGTGACGCCCCCAGGGTCCGCGGGGCACCCGTCGACACCGCGCCGACGAACCACCGCTCGCCCGACCGGCGCGCCACCACCGCGTGGTCGGTCGGGTCGCCGGCGAGCAGCCGGGTGTCGTCCCACACCGCCGGCACCTGGTCGAGGTGGCGCAGGGCCTGCGGGAACCGCTCGTACGCCTCGGGTTTGTCGGCGAAGTGCGTCCACCCCGACTCGTAGAGCACGGGCAGCGCGATCTCGTGCGCGACGGACGCCTCCTTCGTGCCGACCTCCAGCGACACCGGCGTGTAGTCCATCGAGCCGACCACGTTGCGGGTGAAGAACTGCACCGGGTTGTTCGCGGCGGGCGGGGAGTTCTCCGCGCCGCGCACCGCCTCCATGGTCATCACGTGCGGCCAGGTGCGGGCGAGGCCGTGCGGGATGGTCGAGCCGTGGAAGTTGACCATCAGGCGCAGTTCGGCGGTCTTCGCCAGGACGGCGTCGTACCACTGGTAGCGGGCCCGCGAGTCGGACTCCATGAAGTCGAGCTTCACGCCCTTCACGCCCCAGTCGCGCATCCTCGGCAGCACGGAGTCGCGCTCGGCGGCCGTGTCGAGGTCGCTCCACCGGAACCACAGCAGCACCTCGACGCCCTTGGCGCGGGCGTACCGCACGAGGTCGGGCACCCAGCTCTCCTGCCAGCCCTCGTCGACGAGGACGTACTCCCAGCCGTGCGCGGCGGCGAAGTCCACGTACCGCCGCTGCCGCTCCGGGTCCCCCGGGCTGGAGTGCTCGCTCAGCCACGACCAGGCGACCTTGCCCGGCCGGACCCACGAGGTGTCGGCGAGCCGGGACGGTGGCGCGAGGTCGTCCACGAGGGTGGAGCGGCTCACGGTGGCCAGGTCGCCGACGATCGCGGTCCGCCACGGCGTGCGCAGCTCGCCTTCGGAAGCGCTGCTCCCGTCCGCGAGCACCACCTCGTAGCGGCCCGCCCCGACGTGCCGCAGCCTGCTGCCGGGGTACCGGCCGTCCACGTCGGACTCGGTCAGCAGGGCGTAGTCCCCGCCGACCCGGAACAACGACGGGTGGCCGTAGTCGCCGGGCGGGGCCCCGCCCGCGGTGGTGTGCACGCGGTTGGCCTCGTACCAGGCGTTGTAGGGCAGCAGCCAGGCCGGCGCGTCGGCGGGCAGGGCGTAGGAGGACGCCTCGCCGGTCACCACGACGGGTCCCGGCACCACGTACCGGTAGGCCACGCCGTCGGGCGCGGCGCGCACCACCAGGTCCAGCCGCGCGCCGCCGGTCCCCGCGAACGACAGCCGCGTCTCGGTCATCCGGTTGTCGCGTTCGAGCCGCTTGCCGGTGGTCGTGGCGTACCGCTCCCGCACGACCCGGTCGGACCGCCCGAGCGGCCGCAGCCCGGAGGCCAGGTCGGCGGCCTCGGTGCGCAACCCGACGGGGGCGGGGGCCAGCACGGTGCGACCACCGCGCGTGACGGCGAGCGTGAGGGCGCCGCCCTCCAGGGCGACGCGTGCCGCGACGCCGCCGGTGGGGGCGGTGACCACCCACTGGTCGGGCGCGGAGGGGCCGGGCGCGGAGGGGCCGGGCGCGGAGGGGCCGGGCGCGGAGGGGCCGGGCGCGGTGGTTCCGGGTGGTGCCGCGTCCGGGGGTGGGGCGGCGGTCGCGGGGGCGGGGAGCGCCGCCACCAGGGCGGCGGCCACTGCCAGGGCCAGTGGGCGAAGCGATGACATCGTTGTCAACCCCCGTGGTGCCGGTGCGGGCGGTGCGTGCGGGTCCCCTGATCCTGGTCATGATCCGGACCGGCGGTCAAGGGCGTGCCGGTCTTCCCAGGCACTGCATGATGACGTGTGGCACCGGTCACATCCCCTGCACTCGGAGGTCACCCGTGAACACACGTCTCCACCGCGCCCTGTCCACCGCAGCGGGGGTGGTCGCCCTGGCCCTGCCGGCGTCCGTCCTGCCGGTCCCCGGGTTACCGACGCCGCCGGCCGCGGCGGCGGAACGAGCGGCGGCACCGGGCGTCGCGGCCCTGACCTACGTGGCGCTGGGCGACTCGATGCCGTCCGGGCCGCTGATCCCCTCCCCGACCGGTCCGCTCGCCTGCGGCCGCTCCACGCACAACTACCCGCACGAGCTGGCCGCCCGGCTGGGGGCGGCGCTGACCGACGTCACGTGCAGCGGCGCGGCCGGCAGGCACCTGACTGAACCGCAGGAGCTGTCGCTGCTCGACATCCCCGCCGGGACCGCGCCGCCGCAGTTCGACGCGCTGCGCACGGACACCGGCCTGGTCACGTTGACCATCGGCGGCAACGACGTCGGGCTGGTCGGCATCGCCCAGGACTGCGTGCGGCTCGACCCCGCCGCCACGCCGTGCGCCGGCGAGCACGAGGCGCGGTTGGCCCAGCGGTTGGCCGAGTTCGGGCCGAAGCTGGCCGCCGCCCTGGACGGCATCCGCGCGCGGTCGCCGCGGGCGCGCGTGGTCGTCACCGGGTACGGGCTCTACATCAAGGCGGGCGGGTGCTGGCCGGTCCAGCCGGTGCTGCCCGCGGACGCCGACTTCCTCCAGGGCGGCGTCGACCGGCTCAACGCGGTCATCGCCGAGCGGAGCGCGGCGCACGGCGCCGAGTACGTCGACCTGAGGACGCCCAGCGCCGGCCACGACGCGTGCCAGGCGCCGTGGGACAAGTGGGTGGAGGGCTACGTGCCCACCGACCTCGCCGCGCCGCTGCACCCCAACCGGCGCGGTGAGGCCAACTACGCGCGGATCATCGCCGACCACGTGACGGGGGTGTGACGTGAGGTCGCGCTTGAGGCTGCCCCTGGTCGTCGCGCTCACCGCCGCGTCGCTCACCGCCACGGCGCCCACCCACGCCGCCGCCCGCGCCACCGGCGGCTGCGACCCGATCGGCGGCGGCGTGGAGTGCCTGCTGCCGTTCCCCAGCGACTGGCACACCCGGCCCGACCCGGGCACCGACACGGGACGGCGGGTCGCGTTCGACTCCCGCGTCCTGCCGCGCAACGCGCTCGGCAGCTCGCCGAACCCGACCGCGTGGAACCGGGCGGACGGCTTCTCCCCCGGCTCCACGCTGATCGCGCACGTGCCCGGCCTCGCCCCGGTGGCGAGCGGGATGGCCCCGGTCACCGACATCGGCCGCTCGCTCGCCCCCGACTCGCCCGTCGTGCTGCTGGACGCGACGACCGGCGAGCGGTGGCCGCACTGGGCCGAGATCGATTCGAACGACCCGCGACGCCGGGCGCTGCTGGTCCACCCGGCCCGCAACTTCCGCGACGGGCACCACTACGTCGTGGCCCTGCGCGGGCTGCGCGACGTCGCCGGGGACGAGATCGCGCCGAACGCCGCCTTCGCGGAGGTCGCCGGGCCGGACCTGGCGCCGGACGACCCGCTGCACGCCCGGCAGCGGCAGCTCCGACCGGCCCTGGCCACCCTCGCCGCGCACGGTGTCGCGCCGGACACCCTGGACCTGGCCTGGAACTTCACCGTCGCGAGCACGCGCGGCCTGACCGGCGACCTGACCACCATCCGGGACGACGCCCTGCGCGGCCTGGGCACGCGGGCACCCGCGTCGACCGTCACCGGCGTCACCGACTTCACCCCCGAGCAGGACGCGCGCATCGCCCGCGAGGTCACCGGCCGGGTCACCGTGCCCAGCTACCTGACGCTGCCCGCCGGCCTGCCCGGTTCGGTGCTGCGCCGCGGCTCCGACGGCACGCCGCGCCGTTCGCTGTTCGGCACCGTGGAGGCGCGGTTCCGCTGCGAGGTGCCCCGGTCGGCGTTCACCCGGCCCTCCTGGCCCGCCCTGTACGGGCACGGGTTGCTGGGCTCGCGGTCGGAGGTGGGGGCGGGCAACGTGAAGGCGATGGCGGCCGAGCACGGGTTCACCTTCTGCGCCACCGACTGGATCGGCATGGCGCAGGACGACATCCCGGTGGTGCTGGCGGCGCTCGCGGACATCGGCCTGTTCCCGGCGATCCCGGAGCGGTCGCAGCAGGGCCTGCTCAACGCGGTGTTCGTGGGCCGCGCGCTGGCGCACCCGCAGGGGTTCACCTCGCACCCGGCGTTCCGCACCGACGACGGCCGCCCGCTGGTCGACACCACCCGCCCGCTGGTCTTCGACGGCAACAGCCAGGGCGGCATCCTCGGCGGGGCGCTGGTGGCGGCGTCGCCGGACATCCGCACCGCCGTCCTCGGCGTCACCGGCATGAACTACGGCCTGCTGCTCAACCGCAGCAGCGACTTCGCGCGGTTCCACCAGGTGCTCGACCTGTCCTATCCGGACCGGTTGCGCCAGCAGGTGGTCCTCCAGCTGCTCCAGCTGCTGTGGGACCGGGGCGAGACCAACGGCTACGCCAACCACCTCGGCGACCGGCGCGTGCTGATGCACATCGCGTTCGGCGACCACCAGGTGGCGAACGTCGCGGCGGACGTGCAGGCCCGCACGATCGGCGCCCGCCTGGTGACGCCGGCCCTCGCGCCCGGCCGCGGCCCCGACCGCGAGCCGTACTGGGGGATCGAGCCGGCACGGCTGCCGCACGCCGGCTCGGCGATGGTCGTGTGGGACAGCGGCACGCCCGCGCCGCCGACCACCAACACGCCGCCGACGGAGCCCGACTACGGGCGCGATCCGCACGCGGACCCGCGTTCCTCGGCGGACGCGCGTCGACAAAAGGCCGCTTTCCTGACCACCGGACTGGTGGTCGACGTGTGCGGCGGAGCGCCGTGCACGGCACCGCCCGCGTGATCGATCAATTGCCTTGGACGCCCTCGGCGGGCCGTTCCGGAGAACGGCCCGCCGAGGGTGGCGACAGGTGGTGCGGTCAGGACACGGTGAACTCGTACAGCTTGGTCACCTGGCCCGGCTTGAGCGTGCACGCGGACGTGAAGGTGCCCAGGCCGGTGGTCGAGCCGTCGGCCTTCCTCGGGGTGAGCGTGGTGCTGAAGTTGCCGACCGTGATCGTGGTCTTGCCCGCCTTGGTGAGCGTGAGCGGCGGGGTGCCGCCGGTGGCGACCGTGTTGAACGCGCCGGAGGACGGCACGGGGGTCTTGGCCACGGTCAGGTTCGCGGTCACCGGCACGACGGTGCCCGCGTTGTCCACGCTGGTCGAGGCGACCGCCGTGCCCTCGACCGTCTTGGCCCCGACCAGGGCCAGGCCGAGGGTCGCGGTGGCCGGCACGGTGGCGGTGGCGGTGACGGTCGTGGCCGGCAGCGGCACGCCGACGGTGCCGGAGGCCGGCAGGTTGCCGACGGCGATCTTCACCGACATGTCCTGCGACCCGATGAGCGGGAACGGGCAGTTGTAGACGAGCGTCAGCTGGGCTGACGCCGCGTGACCGACGCCCGCGCCGCCGAGGACGGCGGTGGTCGCGACCGCGGCGCCGACCGCGAGCCCCTGGACGAGCTTCCGGGACAGGGAAATGCGCATGGACAATCTCCTCGTCGAGATCGATCGGAATACGCTTTCAACAGCGGTGGTTGGTTCTACTACCAGTCAGTAATATACTGACCCCGAAAGGCCCCTACAAGCACCGGATTCACATTTGCCGCAAATCCTTCCGATTGCACAGAAACTCCGAATGGATTTGTGCAGCTTGTGACAAAAGTCGACGGACGATCGGCCGCCGGTGGGCGCTCGCACGCCCCGCCCGGAGCCGGCGCGGGCCGTCAGCGCAGCGGCAGCCACTCGGTCGACGTGGTGGCGTCCGCCAGCGCGTCGGGCAGCGGGGCGACGCCGAGCCCCGGCCCGGTGGGCACGGGCAGGTGGCCGTCGCGGAGCACGAACGGCTCGGTGAGGTCGGCCCGGTAGTAGCGCTCGGAGGCGGAGGTGTCGCCGGGGAGGGTGAAGCCGGGCAGCGCGGCCAGCGCCACGTTGGCCGCGCGCCCGAGGCCGCTCTCCAGCATCCCGCCGCACCACACCGGCACGCCGTGCGCCGCGCACACGTCGTGCACCCGGCGGGCCTCCAGGTAGCCGCCGACCCGGCCGGCCTTGACGTTGACCACGGAGCACGCGCCGAGGCGGATCGCGTCGGCGGCGGCGCGGGCGGAGGTGACCGACTCGTCCAGGCACACCGGGGTGCGGATCGCGCGGGCCAGTTCGGCGTGGCCGAGCAGGTCCTCCTCGTCGAACGGCTGCTCGACCAGCAGCAGGCCGAACGGGTCGAGGCGGGCCAGGTGGCCGATGTCGGCGCGGGTGTAGGCGGTGTTGGCGTCGACCTGGAGCAGCACGTCGTCGCCGAACCGCTCGCGCACCGCGCGCACCGGCTCGACGTCCCAGCCGGGCCGGACCTTCAGCTTGATCCGCAGGTAGCCCGCGTCGAGGTGGCCGGCGACCTCGTCGAGCAGGCGCGGCACCGAGTCTGCGATGCCCACCGACACCCCGCACGGCACGCGGTCGCGCACGGCGCCCAGCTCGCGCGCGAACGACCGGCCGGCGGCGCGCAGCTCGGCGTCCAGGACGGCCGTCTCCAGCGCCGCCTTCGCCATCCGGTGCCCCTTGAACGCGGCCAGCGCGGGCGCCACGGCGGTCGCGTCCGCCACTCGTGCCGCGGCGGGCACGAAGTACGCCCGGAGCACGTGCTGCGCGGCCTCGACGTACTCCGAGGAGTACAGCGGGTCCGTCAGCGCGACGCACTCGCCCCACCCCTCGGCCTCGTCGGTGACCGCCCGCACCAGCAGGACGTCGCGGGTGGTCTCGCTGCCGAACGAGGTCCGGAACGGCGCGACCAGCGGCATCCGGACCCGGCGCAGCTCCACCCCGGTCAGCTCCACCCGTCTCCCCCCGTCACGACGTACCCGCCGGCGCGGTCGAACCCGGTGATCCGCCCCCCGGCGGCGAGCAGCGGCACGAGGGCCTCGCGCAGCGCGGCCCGCCACCGCTTCGCCGCCTCCGGGTCGGTGGCGCGCAGGGCGGCCACGTCCGGCGGCACGGGCACCAGCGCGGCCCCCTCGGGCACGGGGCAGGCCCGCGGCAGGGGCGCGTGGACGTCCCAGCGCACCAGCACCCGGTCGCTGGCGTCGTCGGCGTTGATGCCGTCGCGCATCGGGCCGTAGAAGTCCGGCAGGTACTCCACGACCTCACCGCCGAGCTTGGCCAGGTTGAAGTGGGCGTTGCGGCTGACCAGCGGGTCGAAGGTCCAGGTGATGGTGCGGACGCCGCGTGCCGCGGCCCACGCCCGCTGGTGCAGCTTGAGCGCGTACCCGACGCCCCGGCCGAGGGCGGTGGCGGCCACGCCGGTGATGTGGCTGTGCAGGGTGGCCTCGGCGGGCGGGCCGAAGAACCCGGCGACGGCGCCGACGAGCGCGGCGCCGTCGTACGCGCCGGCCACGTAGTTCCCGCCCTTGGTCAGGGCGCGCATCACCTCGGTGGTGATCGGCCGGTTCGCCGGGTCGGGCCGCCAGATGTCGTCGAAGAGCCGCTGCACCGCCGCGAGGTCGCCCAGCTCGGTCACCGCGCGGACCCGCACGCCGGCGGCGCGGGCGGCGTCCCCCGCGTCGTCCTCCGGCCCGGTCACCGCTCCCCCAGCAGGTCGGCGACCAGCGCCGCCACCAGTGCCGCGCGGGGCGCCAGCTCGTCGACCAGGACGTGCTCGTCGTCGGCGTGCGCGCCACCGCCCACCGCGCCGAGGCCGTCGAGGGTGGGCGTGCCGACGCCGGCGGTGAGGTTGCCGTCCGAGCCACCGCCGACGGCCACCCCGCGCAACGGCGGCAGGCCGAGCGCGGCGGCCACCCGGGACGCCCGGTCGAACAGGTCCGCCGAGGCGGTCCGGGGCAGCGGCGGGCGGCTCGGGCCGCCGACGACCTCCAGCACCGCGTCGTCCAGCACGGGGCGCAGCGCACGCAGGGCGGCGTCCACGCGGTCCTGCTCGGCCGCGTCCCGGGCACGGACGTCCACCGCGAACTCGCCCGCGGCGGGCACCGTGTTCGCCGACGCGCCGGCGGACAGCAGGGTCGGCGTGACCGTGGTGCCGCGTCCCGGGTCGGCCAGGGCGGCCACGGCGAGCACCTGGTGGGCCAGTTCGACGGACGCGTTGACGCCCCGCTCGGGTTCCAGGCCCGCGTGCGCGGCCCGGCCGGTGACCCGCACGGAGTACTGGGACACGCCCTTGCGCTCGACCTTGAGCGCGCCACCCGGCGCGGACGCCTCCAGCACCAGGGCCGCCGCGCAGCCCGCCGCCTCCGCCCGGATCAGCTCCCGCGAGGTCGGCGAGCCGATCTCCTCGTCCCCGGTGACCAGCAGCGTCACCCCGGCGCGGTCGGGCAGGGCGGCGATCGCGTGGAAGGCGGCCACCAGACCGGCCTTCATGTCGAAGCAGCCGGGGCCGCGCAGCACACCGCCGTCCGCGGTGGCCGGGTGGGTGGCGA
This region of Saccharothrix longispora genomic DNA includes:
- a CDS encoding endo-1,4-beta-xylanase — its product is MKLTSRSVLRAALVSTLVAATTGATVLLATSASGAASTLAAAAQQSGRYFGTAVAANKLSDSTYVGILNREFDMVTAENEMKMDATEPQRGQFSYGNADRIVNHARNQGMRVRGHALAWHSQQPGWMQSMEGATLRSAMLNHVTQVATYYRGKIYAWDVVNEAFADGSGGGRRDSNLQRTGNDWIEAAFRAARAADPGAKLCYNDYNTDDWTHAKTQAVYRMVQDFKQRGVPIDCVGLQSHFNSQSPVPSNYQTTLQNFANLGVDVQITELDIEGSGSAQAQNFQRVTQACLAVARCTGITVWGIRDTDSWRASGTPLLFDAGGNKKAAYTSTLNALNAADPTGPTTTTTTTTTTTTTTTTTTTTPGPGPGGCTASVSLNSWNGGFVATVKVTAGSSAISGWTVTTNLPSGATVTNAWNAQRSGTSGTVNWTNVAYNGRVAAGQSTEFGFQGTGSATGMTPTCSAN
- a CDS encoding alpha/beta fold hydrolase; translated protein: MPRAESNGIELEYDTFGDPADPTLVLVMGLRAQMTAWDERLCALLAGEGFHVVRFDNRDAGLSTQLDHLPAPDVMAIAGGDRSTVPYVLSDMADDLVGLLDHLGAERAHVVGASMGGMIVQQAAIDHPERLLSLTSIMSTTGNPAVGQATPEARAVLMRPPAATREEAVESAVVSWRVIGSPGTEADEEEVRARAAAAYDRAFRPAGGVRQFAAIVASPDRTAGLQGVKLPALVVHGMNDPLVGPSGGQATAAALADSELLLVDGMGHDLPPAIWPTLVRGVRRNADRAA
- the htpG gene encoding molecular chaperone HtpG codes for the protein METLEFQSEARQLLQLMIHSIYSNKDTFLRELVSNASDALDKLRLEGFRDKDLEVDTSDLHIDIEVDAEQRTLTVRDNGIGMTRDDVVNLIGTIAKSGTAEFLRKVRESQEAAGPQDLIGQFGVGFYSTFMVADRVTLVTKHPRSEKGVRWESGGESTYTIEDVDDAPQGTAVTLHLKPVDTEDNLPDYTSTAKVREIVKRYADFITWPVRLVPGKPGDDGEAAEPTTINSRKALWARPSSEVSEDEYAEFYRHVSHDWNKPLETIRMQAEGTFEYQALLFLPSQAPMDLFMRERKRGVQLYVKRVFIMDDCEELMPEYLRFVKGVVDAQDLSLNVSREILQQDRQIALMRRRLVKKVLSTVKTMMADKPESYATFWREFGAAVKEGLIADAENRDAILAICSFDSTHDAEARTTLAQYVERMKDDQQHIYYMTGDSRATVENSPHLEALRAKGFEVLVLTDTIDEMWVDSVPGFQGKQFQSIAKGQVDLETEEEKAQAEERRKDFADLLAWMTTALAERVKEVRLTSRLTTSPACVVGDAHDLTPTLEKMYRAMGQELPPVKRILELNPTHPLVTGLHEAFAKDEDHSRLEGTVELLHGMALLAEGGDLPDPAHFARVLSDHLQRTL
- a CDS encoding glycoside hydrolase family 97 catalytic domain-containing protein, with protein sequence MSSLRPLALAVAAALVAALPAPATAAPPPDAAPPGTTAPGPSAPGPSAPGPSAPGPSAPDQWVVTAPTGGVAARVALEGGALTLAVTRGGRTVLAPAPVGLRTEAADLASGLRPLGRSDRVVRERYATTTGKRLERDNRMTETRLSFAGTGGARLDLVVRAAPDGVAYRYVVPGPVVVTGEASSYALPADAPAWLLPYNAWYEANRVHTTAGGAPPGDYGHPSLFRVGGDYALLTESDVDGRYPGSRLRHVGAGRYEVVLADGSSASEGELRTPWRTAIVGDLATVSRSTLVDDLAPPSRLADTSWVRPGKVAWSWLSEHSSPGDPERQRRYVDFAAAHGWEYVLVDEGWQESWVPDLVRYARAKGVEVLLWFRWSDLDTAAERDSVLPRMRDWGVKGVKLDFMESDSRARYQWYDAVLAKTAELRLMVNFHGSTIPHGLARTWPHVMTMEAVRGAENSPPAANNPVQFFTRNVVGSMDYTPVSLEVGTKEASVAHEIALPVLYESGWTHFADKPEAYERFPQALRHLDQVPAVWDDTRLLAGDPTDHAVVARRSGERWFVGAVSTGAPRTLGASLDFLGGGRWLVEVLRDDPAAARGDVLRESRVARSADRLEVAVPRDGGFAAVACPYRPGRTTCDEPVVPVPGSTLTTTPAEADVRPGAPVVVTGGFTATADVTDVTLTATAPAGWEVTGPTVRRQVLRAGEAVAGTWTVHPAAGAVGAHDVPVSAEFRTPGHPRVHVERAVRVFVAPTGAPHVSDLPFTQSNGWGPVERDRSNGEASGGDGGPLTIAGVVHAKGLGVHAPSEVAVHLGGACRSFGAVLGLDDETTSPGSVVFQVVGDGRVLHDSGVVRGGEPGRAASVDTTGVRTLVLRVTDAGDGRNFDHADWADARLDCG